In one window of uncultured Acetobacteroides sp. DNA:
- a CDS encoding MBL fold metallo-hydrolase, which produces MLTKVQLAIAMAVVLLGASSFKPEGADTFPTSAGKLTVTLLGHASLLFQVDGKNIYVDPCKAFMKQENLPKADIVIVTHNHFDHLDAKEIEQLSSSTTVVVAPEQCSAIKPTVILKNGQKKTISGIVVEAVPAYNIQHKNEKGELFHPRATEMAT; this is translated from the coding sequence ATGCTTACAAAAGTTCAATTGGCCATCGCAATGGCCGTTGTTTTGCTAGGAGCCTCGTCGTTTAAGCCCGAGGGTGCCGACACCTTTCCAACAAGCGCAGGCAAGCTCACCGTAACCCTACTGGGGCATGCCAGCCTGCTGTTTCAGGTTGATGGCAAGAACATCTACGTAGATCCCTGCAAGGCATTTATGAAGCAGGAGAACCTTCCGAAGGCCGACATCGTCATCGTAACCCACAACCACTTCGACCATCTCGATGCAAAGGAGATTGAGCAGCTTTCCTCCAGCACCACAGTCGTAGTGGCACCAGAGCAGTGCAGCGCCATAAAGCCGACGGTTATCCTAAAGAATGGGCAGAAAAAAACGATTAGCGGCATAGTTGTAGAGGCAGTGCCCGCCTACAACATACAGCACAAGAACGAAAAGGGAGAGCTCTTTCACCCAAGGGCGACGGAAATGGCTACGTGA
- a CDS encoding potassium channel protein, with amino-acid sequence MFNFFRVTKIYRPIFLIVGIISVGTVGFVYIENYRLLDAIYMTIITIGTVGFSEVHPLSDMGRIFTSLLILTTLGVFAYSVTLISHSFVEGDARRYFLHKYLRRKIKKMKNHVIICGLGRTGRSACYQLMSTDSDIVVVDRKGERKSPKLDDLVMVAGDATDEKSLIEAGIMNAKAIICTLPSDADNVFVILTAKGLNPAIRVISRASQESAYDKMLKAGADAVIRPEEIGGNLMANLVVKPDISAFWRLLSFNDSASGNYREILGSIFSKETWGKPIHDLHIRRATGVSIIGYKTAAGEILINPTLDIPLEPHGKLFVLGTKEQLEAFYKVFAKK; translated from the coding sequence ATGTTTAACTTCTTTAGGGTTACCAAGATTTATCGTCCAATATTTCTTATTGTAGGGATAATCTCAGTCGGCACCGTTGGTTTTGTTTACATCGAAAATTACAGGCTGCTCGACGCAATCTACATGACCATAATTACAATAGGAACCGTTGGCTTTTCGGAGGTCCATCCGTTATCCGACATGGGGCGAATCTTCACTTCTCTCCTAATTCTTACAACACTTGGTGTTTTTGCTTATTCTGTTACCCTCATTAGCCATTCTTTTGTAGAGGGTGATGCTCGGCGGTATTTTTTGCACAAGTATCTACGGAGAAAAATCAAGAAAATGAAAAATCATGTTATTATTTGTGGATTAGGGCGAACAGGACGTTCGGCCTGCTATCAGTTAATGTCTACCGATTCGGACATTGTGGTGGTTGACAGGAAGGGTGAGCGGAAATCTCCTAAACTGGACGACCTAGTTATGGTAGCTGGCGATGCAACCGACGAAAAGAGCCTTATCGAGGCTGGTATTATGAATGCCAAGGCAATTATATGCACCCTCCCTTCCGACGCCGATAATGTCTTTGTTATTCTTACCGCCAAGGGGCTTAACCCTGCTATTCGAGTAATTAGTAGAGCTTCTCAGGAAAGTGCGTACGATAAAATGCTAAAAGCTGGAGCCGATGCGGTTATTCGACCCGAGGAGATTGGGGGCAACCTTATGGCAAACCTGGTTGTAAAACCCGACATCTCGGCATTCTGGAGGCTGCTTTCCTTTAACGATAGCGCCTCGGGCAACTACAGGGAGATACTTGGCTCTATATTCTCGAAGGAGACCTGGGGTAAGCCTATCCACGATTTGCATATCCGAAGGGCTACTGGGGTGAGCATTATTGGCTACAAGACTGCAGCCGGCGAAATTCTAATCAACCCTACGCTCGACATCCCTCTCGAACCCCACGGAAAGCTTTTCGTGCTTGGAACGAAGGAGCAATTAGAAGCGTTCTATAAGGTATTTGCCAAGAAGTAG
- a CDS encoding MBL fold metallo-hydrolase yields MITIGGKRFYVAGDTEDIPEMASLKKIDVAFLPVNLPYTMDATMFEHAVKMVKPTIVYPYHYKGTDLTEVKKRLKGIKGVEVRIRNIY; encoded by the coding sequence GTGATAACCATAGGTGGTAAACGGTTCTACGTTGCCGGAGATACCGAGGATATCCCCGAAATGGCGAGCTTAAAGAAGATTGATGTCGCCTTTCTCCCCGTTAACCTCCCCTACACCATGGATGCTACCATGTTCGAGCATGCCGTAAAGATGGTAAAGCCCACAATCGTATATCCCTACCACTATAAGGGGACGGATCTTACCGAGGTTAAAAAGAGGCTGAAAGGCATAAAAGGCGTAGAGGTCAGAATTAGGAATATCTACTAA
- a CDS encoding nitroreductase family protein, with product MNETIKCIFERKSVRQYTKQPVDRQTIELLVRAAMAAPSAKNRQPWSFIAITEKEMLNQLSASLPYAKMVKDASCAIVVCGDLSKAKEEDKDKWVVDCSAATENLLLAAESLGLGAVWTGVYPDMDRVELVSKCLNLPKYVIPLNVVPVGHPEGENKPKDKYKPERLKWERWE from the coding sequence ATGAACGAAACTATTAAATGCATCTTCGAAAGAAAGAGTGTGCGCCAGTACACTAAGCAACCTGTAGATCGCCAAACGATAGAATTACTCGTAAGGGCAGCAATGGCAGCACCATCGGCAAAGAATAGGCAGCCTTGGTCTTTTATTGCAATTACAGAGAAGGAAATGCTCAACCAACTTTCGGCAAGCCTTCCCTACGCAAAAATGGTAAAAGATGCTTCTTGCGCTATTGTGGTATGCGGAGATCTTTCCAAAGCCAAAGAGGAAGATAAAGACAAGTGGGTGGTAGATTGCTCAGCAGCAACCGAGAACCTACTTCTTGCGGCAGAGTCGCTTGGGTTAGGAGCCGTTTGGACGGGCGTTTACCCTGATATGGATAGGGTTGAACTTGTAAGCAAATGCTTGAATCTCCCAAAATATGTTATCCCCCTAAATGTAGTTCCTGTTGGGCATCCTGAAGGCGAAAACAAGCCGAAGGATAAGTATAAACCAGAGCGACTAAAGTGGGAACGATGGGAATAA
- a CDS encoding pseudouridine synthase: MGIKASRRESENNKRLVYFLAYKPYGMLSQFSREGDKHTLADLGFNFPKDAYPVGRLDHDSEGLLLITNDKSLNSRLLNPKHHYKKTYLVQVDREITDDAIEQLRKGVTINVNGEYRTRPAIVNRVAEPDLPERVPPIRFRINVPTSWIEITITEGKNRQIRKMTAAVEFPTLRLVRSAIGPLVIDGMNPGNIKVLTEKEVSTLIDIQ, translated from the coding sequence ATGGGAATAAAAGCGTCAAGACGAGAATCAGAGAATAATAAAAGACTCGTTTACTTTCTAGCTTATAAGCCATACGGTATGCTATCTCAGTTCAGCAGGGAGGGTGATAAGCACACCCTTGCTGATCTTGGCTTCAACTTTCCCAAAGACGCCTACCCTGTTGGAAGGCTAGATCACGATAGCGAGGGCTTGCTTCTTATCACCAACGACAAGAGCCTAAACAGTCGGCTTCTGAATCCAAAACATCACTACAAAAAAACGTACTTGGTGCAGGTAGATAGGGAGATTACAGATGATGCCATAGAGCAGCTACGCAAAGGAGTTACCATAAACGTTAATGGAGAATACAGAACTCGTCCTGCTATAGTTAATCGAGTTGCAGAGCCAGATCTTCCAGAAAGAGTTCCTCCAATCCGATTTAGGATAAACGTACCTACAAGTTGGATAGAGATAACCATTACAGAAGGGAAGAATAGGCAAATAAGAAAGATGACAGCGGCTGTTGAATTCCCTACTTTACGGCTAGTAAGAAGCGCTATTGGACCATTAGTCATTGACGGCATGAATCCGGGAAATATAAAAGTGCTTACCGAAAAGGAGGTATCAACTCTGATTGATATACAATAA